Within Leucoraja erinacea ecotype New England unplaced genomic scaffold, Leri_hhj_1 Leri_1407S, whole genome shotgun sequence, the genomic segment catgtcatagaaaatattgatttagtaggttgtagactctaatacaccgctacgggacatggggctatcaaaaagaactgtggaaatgatcacagcagcacaaagaaggtctacacaaaaacagtatttaggtcatattaaaaatggactaattactgccataataaccttctggaccacagaaataaggatgttccggcggtgctagagtttctcaccagcctgcactatggaggactgagtttcagcactgtgaatagtgccaaaagtgcattgtcaagttattggtggcaaggaacagtaagacagtctgtgggatcacatcctctggtagttaaaaattttagaggaaatgttaacaccaagccaccaaaaataagatacaactatatctgggatgtaagtgtggccttgaccttgctaaggaattggtcgccggctacagcattaaatctggataactaactagaaatggtaatgctgatggcgctagtcacagcgcataagctccagttattgctaaaagtaagactggatggcttcactattgccacaaagtttggggtttgtgatccaggaccgtattattaaactaaataggccaggatcagcggggcaggtcatagaattgatggcctacccggaggacaaacgcctctgtatagtgaagcacgtttttgttatacagtgaaagtacaaaggctatcagaggcaaggaattggcgtttaatcagctataaggaactgtaccatagagtgtaactcagaccatttcgcggtggctgaaatatgggttaagataggcgggagtggacaataacatatttaattatcactccaccagggctgcagctacatctgcagcaaaacgccttgatgtatccatggaccaaatcctcaggattgcaggatggttgtcggagaaaacgtttcagaaatgttataacaaaccagttagcagtatgggaacgttttcggggaacattttaagttctgtatgataatttatccctgaagaatacagggttatgatttgaattaattcgatattatttatcatttccattaaataattggtatgaatgttttgaatataattaacaatttctccctaactaccaaggcagttgtgaagcatggactcgttttccacggcatgaggtcacagagctttgaaatatttcacgtagtcactcacgtgactccgaagtaaaatagtaagattaaacgagaacttaccagtttgaaatttgatctttattttatgaggaggaacgttgagggaatacgtgccctccgctcccaccctcaaatggtcatatcttaaactggtatctctttaataatcttactattttaggtcattatagtgtatctgtgacctcacaccgctgctttgaaggatgacacgcatgcgtcgtagcagacttctttcacgtattccctcaacgttcctcctcataaaataaagatcaaacttcaaactggtaagttctcgtttaatcttactattaattactACAGGGCGTCAGCAGTTTCAGCGATTGGGAATGTGTTTTGAACCAGGAAGTGGAGGTTAAAATGGCTGCGAAAGACCAGGTCGATAGTTTAACCGAGGAGAtagtttgtcccatctgcctgcatttcttCACCGATCCGGTTATGCTGGAGTGCgggcacaacttctgccgctcctgtatcacacagagttgggacagggaggggagaaactcctgcccggaatgtagagagcagtttacagaccgcaccctcagggtgaatcgggccttggcgagactgtctgagaaagctcGAACACTGAGCCCGAATCGGACAAAGAAGGAAAGTAAACTTCAGTGCGAGGAACATCAGGAACTACTTaagctgttttgtgaaactgACAAGAAGCTGATCTGTGTGATTTGTGCAGGTGGGCGGGAACACAGAGATCACCGCTTCATGCTGGTGGATGAAGCTGTTGAAACCTACAAGGTAAATGCAAACCGATTTTGATCGCATCATTGTTTAATTCCATCTTTATAATCTAACACTTTTATTCTCTGATTTTCAATCACAATCCCAGGATCAGGCGAAATCTTCCATCCAGTCTCTCACAAAAAAGGAATTAGAGATCCAGCgaatggagcagcaacagaaacagaagatttcTGGAGTTCTGGTGAGGCTTTTAAGTTTCGATTCCCTGATCTTGTGTAGATTTGATCCCTGTGATGCGTGTAATAATAGGGCAGCGCAGTGACACAAGTAGTGCTGCTGTCTCCTAGTTCTGGtgaacgggttcgatcctgacttcgggtgctgcccgtgtggttcacgccttctccctgtgactgcatcggATTCCATCCACGTCCCCAATACACGCTTTCAATGGTCAATCGGGGATTGTTATAGTCCCTGGGAAAGTGGGTGATGGGCGGATAAATGGGAATTAATGGGCACGTGAAAAGGAACAGGCAGTAGGgaattgtattgggggtagaggaTTGATGAGTTAAAGTCGTGAGGAAACACAATCAGTGACATTATATGTTGATCTTCACCTTTTATTTCACAGGAACAGTCGCTCAACCTTCAGTCCAAGATTACATCCCAGTATGCTGAACTGCACCAGATTCTCACTGAGAAAGAGCAGCGCACACTGGCAGATAtccgggaggaggagaagaagattCTAAATACAATGGAGACAAATCTTggaaagattcaagagaattttgtCATGACTACATTCCTTTCGATAATAATTGAAGACCAGTTACATTTCAGCTTTGATTATTAGTCTCCCCTTCGATTTGAGATATTATTTCATCCCCACCTATTTAAATCCACCAATAATATTAAATTCCCTCTCTTCATTCCTGACATCTTCTCCAGATGAAATCCCACGACCTGCCCAGTCTTTTCATTAAGTTCCATCCTCTCAGTTATGACGTCATTCTCATGAACATTCCTTCTGCTTTCCCCCATCGTTCTACGTCTCTGCGAAAATATCCGCTTTCTCTCTGCATGACAGTGGCGATAagagttgggaaatgggaattatcagAGGGTTGTAGAAATTTGGTGAAATTCCCGCTGTCGGGATGAGGACGATCCATCTCAGTCAattgagatttgtgttttatttctttcaGGGGGAAGCTGGTCGCAAGCAAAGGTAGGACATTTTCTTGATGGAAACATTGTAAGTTTTTGAGGAACAACTGAAAACATTTCTAACGCTCAGTTTATAACCAGCTGTTCAATATTTCCAGGGTTCGTGATGAAGCCAAACCACTGTCGGTGGTAGATGAAGCCTTGCCGATTGAAAAGTTTCATTGCCCTGCATCGTTCAACACGGCATTCAAAAAAATATCTGATGACCTCAAGTCCTACCCTGCACTACAGTTTGGTGAAGTGAAAGTGCACAGTCACAAaatggtaggtgacatttcagaaataaatgctgcatttacCAGTAATTCGGAACTGAGTAAATGTTCCCTCTGTTCCAGCTGTTGTTGTTCAGAAACTAATTGGCCTCCCGCTGAATCTATGGGATCTCGGGACTATCTGGCCGGAATGTAGAGAGGTGTTTGTATTATGTGGAGTTGAGAACAATGACAGGTGATCCTATATCTGATCCCAAGGACCACGAAtggacagagggcagtggatatcTGGGAGTCTCCAACCAAGAGACTCTGAGAGATTTTACATGTTAGACATATTTTAGACCAGGGgaagatacatttaaaaaaaaatcggggGATTGTAATCGATGGGAATGGGGCTAAGAGGAGGAGTTCAGTCCTGGGCTAGATCAGCCATTACCACATTGTGGGGATTAACATTGAAATCTAGAACGTGACGCACACATCAGATTGATCATCTATATCCGGTTCCCATCAGCAGTGGGTGGTCACCTTGAGGGAATTTGCTCTGTTTGTTTTGTCCATCTTGTTTCACCATAGAATGACATCCCATTCTACATCAtagacaggccatttggcccatcctatccagtcaagATTTCTGCTCCACTCATCATCCCTCCCATCTACTCTCCACACCCGGTAACAATACCCCAAATTCATTAGGAGCCCTAATGTGTTTATCCCGCTTGCATTTAAATTTATCTCTGCTGTTGGCTTTAGTCCCTCCAGTGCAAGTGAGGTTCATGTTGTCATGACTGCATTCCTTTCGATAATAATTGAAGACCAGTTACATTTCAGCTTTGATTATTGGTCTCCTTTTCGATTTGAGATATTATTTCATCCCCACCTATTTAAATCCACCAATAATATtaaattccctctcatcattcctGACATCTTCTGCAGATGAAATCCCACGACCTGCCCAGTCTTTTCATTAAGTTCCATCCTCTCAGTTATGACGTCATTCTCATGAACGTTCTTTGTGCTTTCCCCCATCGTTCTACATCTCTGCGACAATATCCGCTTTCTCTCTGCATGGCAGTGGCGATAAGAGTTGGGAAATGGTAATTTTCAGGGGGTTGTAGAAATTTGGTGAAATTCCCGCTGTCGGGATGAGGATGGTCCATCTCAATCAattgagatttgtgttttatttctttcaGGAGAAAGCTGGTCGCGAGCTAAGGTAGGACATTGTCTTGATGGAAACATTGTACGTGTTTTGTGGAACAACTCAAAACATTTCTACTTCTTAGTTTATAACCAACTGTTCAATATTTCCAGGGTTTGTGATGAAGCCAAACCACTGTCAGTGGTGGATAAAGTCTTACCGATTGAAAAGTTTTGTTGCCCTGTTTCGTTCAACACGACACTCAAAGAAACATCTGATGACTTCAAGCGAGGTAAAGCTTGTACCTTTCCCATCATTTTTCTTTCTGACACCTTTAAGCCGTACACCTGACAGcttatcattccccagccccacacagcccggttttaccttctccccaaaatccataaacacaactgccctggcagacccattgtttctgcctcctcctgtcccactgaaatgatttccacgtacctcgactccatcctattcccCCCCCGGTCCGATCTGTACCAACCTATGTCCGAGATACCTCCCATGCCATTCGTCCCTTTAATGACTTCCACATTCTGAGCCCCCACCCCATCATCTTTACAATGgtcgttcagtcactctacacctccatcttcCACCAGGAAGGACTTAAAGCcctctccgtttcttcctcgaccgcagaaccatccaatttccctctactaacactactCTGCCCAGCGGAGCTGGTTCTCACTCTTAATAACTTCTCCTTTGAATCCTCcaaggccctatccccaaactctatctctattacactgatgactgcatcggtgctacctcctgcacccatgcagaactcatggacttcatcaacttcaccaccaatttccatcctgcaatcaaatttacttggaccatcagcGACAGCTCCCTccgctttcttgatctcacagtctccatcacaggaaatagactatcgatAGGCATCTATTacaaatgggggttcccctctcccatcatagatgaggcccacaatcgtgtctcctcggtatcccgcagctctgcccttgctccccctccccctagtcacaacatagacagagtcccccttgtccttacctttcacccgatCAGTCGCCGCATACAACaactaatcctccaaaatttccgccacctccaatgggatcccaccactagccacatcttcccatcgccaaccctttctaccttccacagagaccgttccctccacaactccttggttaactcatccattcccacctaaaccaccctctccccaggtacgtTCCCCTGCAACTGCCGAAGATGCAACACTGGTCCCTATAACTCCTCCCTCGACCCTGTCCAggaaccccaacagtcctttcaggttaggcagagattcacttgcacctcctaccaacctcatctactgtatccattgttcaagatgtggactcttatacattgatgagaccaaacgcagactgggcgatcgtttcgctgaacacctttgctcagtctgcctgaacctccctgatctcttggttgctgaacactttaattctccttcccattcccacacagacctttctgtcctagctctcctccattgtcagagtgaggttaaatgcaaattggaggaacagcatctcatatttggcttgggcagcttgcagcccagtggtacgaAATGTTCATTTCTGTAACTTCAGGTAAccatggcattccctctctctctctatccctcccccacccaagtcgcactagtttctcattttcaccaaacaaacaactaacaatgaccTGTCTCCTATATCATCGTTATATTttacatatcttccattcattgttctttatctctttacatcatcgcctatatctcttgtttcccttatccataaccagtctgaagaagggtctcgaatcgaaacgttacccattccttctctccagagatgctgactgtcccgcagagttcctccagcactttgaatctatcttgagtttaaaccagcatctgcagttcattcctatacaTCTTTAAGCAATATATAGATGCAAAGATTCATtctattgtggactgaagggaaaTTGGAGATTTGATTTACCACTAAACTCATCAGCTGGGAAGCATCATAAAGTCAGAGGTTTAGACTCTCCTGCCTCGGATAAAATACTGCTCCTATTCACCTGATTTGTGCACATTATATACATCttataaacatttttaaaagcatTCTGATGGGCTCCAAAGAAAAATGTCCCTGCCTGTCCAACGTCTCCTTATAACCCAGCCCTTCAGACCTGATGAAATTATCGTAAATACTTTTGCACCCTCTCTAATTTGCTAACAATCTTATTGTGTCAAATGCTCTATTtaatagccatgatcacattgaatggaggagcaAGCCTGAGGAGCGGatcctaatcctgctcctgttttcttgtgTTCCTATGCTCCTGTGTACCATTAAATTTACAGACTTGACACAGAGGAAATGCAGCAAAGATTAACAATACTTGTTCCTGGGACAATGAGTTTGCTGTGCGGGGTGAGATTGATTAGACTAGGCCTGTGTACTCAAGTGTTTGGGTGTATTGGAGGAGAtctcagtgaaacacaaagttcttacagggctcagtgggctggatgcagggaggatgtttcccctgtctGAGGGGTCTGGAGAACGGGCACCCTCTCAGAATGTGGGCTGCACCATGTAGGACAGAGTTAAGGAGACATTACTGCACGCAGAGACTGGggaacctttggaattccctgcacaggtggctgtggagactCAGTCATTCAGTGCTCTTGGAGCTGAGAGCCATGGTTGTACATTACAGaatccggcccttcggcccatcatgcccatGTCCACCTATTTCCCAGCTTTACTAATCGATTTGCCCAGATTACATTGGTATTCTTCTGCACCTCACCTAGATAAGTGCCTCAAATATAATGATTAGATctcaccaccacctcctctgtagcatgttccagatatcaaccattcTCAGTGCAAAGAAAACTTACAACTCAGATCCACTTTAAAATTCCTTGCTCTCAAGATAAACCTGCACTCTTGATTTGATATCCCTGCTGCAGCACCGATCTCTGCTGCACTCCACCAGTCACAGACCTTCAAGCAGAAAACTCATCCTTCTACCGCTACCTTCTACCTCCAACCACCAAGCCAATTGTGGATCCATTTCACCAGCTCGCCTTGgatcccacctgccttcactTTCTGGACCAGCCTTACATGCACAACATTGTCAAGTCCCTCAGTGAAGTTCATATATTGGTTCACAATGAGATCAGTGTGTTCTTAGTTGTACACACCCATCAAATCCACCCGTAAATCCCCTCTTTCAGCGACCCTTCAACCACAAGTCTCCACCCATTCTGTCCAACACCCGATCAttcaacctctgcttccttccatggtccAAGccacccctccctctatctcACCCTCCACTCAAAGAAACAGAGGCAGGTCCTCTGCCCCCTCATGTCTccccctaccattcactatgatcatggccacTCCACCCCACACCTCTACCTCCTCTTTAACAACCTCAAATTTCCACTCACCTCAATATCCTCAATATCTGCCTCCATATATGAATAGCCCGCTTCATTTCTCCATCCCCACTGCAATCTCGCAATCCTCCTCACTCTCCGCACTCGTCCTCCCcgtccaccctcccccaccccacgaaattcccctctccatccctggaTAAAATCTCCGGTAAATATGTCTGTTGTCCACCGGATGTGGTTGTGGGAGAAACCCCGGGCGAGGTGTCAGTTGTCCGCCCGCCTGTGCCCGagtctccccccgacccccggggactctctgattctctgcttctccccccagtctccgtcaccctggatgtggaaacagcgcaTGCGCAGCTCGAGGTGTCTGGGGATCGGAAGAGGGTGAGAGGGACCGGGACCGAGAGGCATCTCCCTGACACCGGGAAGAGGTTTACAGTCAGTCTGTGTGTGTtgggatcggagggattcacatcggggagacattactgggaggtggaggtggcggggagtcagtactggagtctgggagtcgccgcagagtctgtggagaggaagggACCGGTCACACTGAccccggagactggagtctggagcatcgGGTGGTGGGATGGCGGGTTTGTTGCATTcgcctcccctccatcccctctccccgcccgtctCATCCCCAGGAGGCtgggagtttatctcagttacgagtccgtgacagtttcattttacgacgcggccaccaagtcccatctctacaccttcactgggaataaattcacggagaaactttatcctttcttctgGACTGTGGATGGAAACAActggctgagaatctgctccggttctgctccgggtgtgtaaaaaaaatgtcaatgtgggaagagtgaaataaacagcCACTGAAATCAGAGCTGTCTGTCTGTCGATCAGTCAATTTTAACGTCGTCAAATTAAACAAATTGCGAGCAATTTCGCAAAGTGCAAagtgagtaactcagctggttttCCCCAAGAATGATACCCAaagcgttgagttactccaacactttgtatccacAAGTACATCCACTTCCTCCCGAATGAGGAAGTTCAAACAGGCTGCCACCTGGCGTCACCTCGTCCGTTACTCAATTCTACAACACATTGCACAACACCGTATCATGCAAACTATTCCGAGAATCATTTCCCCCATAATTTTGCTGGAGCtactatagaaaacatagaaaaataggtgcaggagtaggccattcggcccttcaagcctgcaccgccattcaatatgatcatggctgatcatgcaactcagtatcccatccctgccctctctccataccccctgatccctttagccacaagggccacatccaactccctcttaaatatagccaatgaactggtctgaactggcagagaaatccacagattcaccactctctgtgtgaaaaatgttttatccttaaactgtgaccccctagttctggacttcgccaacatcaggaataatcttcctgcatctagcctgtccaaccccttaagaattttgtaagtttctataagatcccccctcaatcttctcaatttctgcgtgtacaagccgagtctatccagtctttcttcatatgaaagtcctgccatcccaggaatcagtctggtgaaccttctctgtactccctctatggcaagaatgtctttccgcagattaggagaccaaaactgtacgcactcatttgttttttgtaaaattttggactgaaatttttgaaatcttcacaaaattagttaaaataaaattgataccaaaagcagaattgtataagtataaggtgcaacagacctctgaaaataaatggtttcaggacctggtgaggggggaTGAAacatacgaagttggtatatccctttctgCTCTGTCTTCttaatagagcttttgtttcattttctcttttttcttttctacggcctatttcttaactttttttctctaacTCTTCGTGTAATGGGTCTTTTTTcttgatcactttttcacacaatcacgactttctcactttctttacttttttctcttttgaaagcttaaaaaaatgaagtggtacaagaaatgtaataCGTTATATTTGGCTTGTATTAATGTCATGTACTTTActtctaaaaaataaaaaataaataaaataaaataaaaataataataataattttactgGAGCAAAAATAAAATATCTTTATAAAGCATCTTTAGGGTGGCATTGTGACGTAGTGCGAAAAGAGTGAACACGTACAccacctgattcagggacagtttcttcccagctgttatcaggcaactgaatcatcctaccacaaccagagagcagtcctgaactactatctacctctttgacgacccttgatcaaactttgctggctataccttgcactaaacgttattcccttatcatgtatctaaacactgtaaatggatcaattgtaatcatgtgctgtctttctgctgact encodes:
- the LOC129715790 gene encoding zinc-binding protein A33-like, giving the protein MAAKDQVDSLTEEIVCPICLHFFTDPVMLECGHNFCRSCITQSWDREGRNSCPECREQFTDRTLRVNRALARLSEKARTLSPNRTKKESKLQCEEHQELLKLFCETDKKLICVICAGGREHRDHRFMLVDEAVETYKDQAKSSIQSLTKKELEIQRMEQQQKQKISGVLEQSLNLQSKITSQYAELHQILTEKEQRTLADIREEEKKILNTMETNLGKIQENFVMTTFLSIIIEDQLHFSFDY
- the LOC129715789 gene encoding E3 ubiquitin-protein ligase TRIM39-like; translation: MRTIHLSQLRFVFYFFQGEAGRKQRVRDEAKPLSVVDEALPIEKFHCPASFNTAFKKISDDLKSYPALQFGEVKVHSHKMEKAGRELRVCDEAKPLSVVDKVLPIEKFCCPVSFNTTLKETSDDFKRVSVTLDVETAHAQLEVSGDRKRVRGTGTERHLPDTGKRFTVSLCVLGSEGFTSGRHYWEVEVAGSQYWSLGVAAESVERKGPVTLTPETGVWSIGWWDGGFVAFASPPSPLPARLIPRRLGVYLSYESVTVSFYDAATKSHLYTFTGNKFTEKLYPFFWTVDGNNWLRICSGSAPGV